In Pseudomonas sp. FP1742, the DNA window ATTCTCCGGCAAGGATCCATCGAAGGTTGACCGTTCGGCGGCCTACGCCGGTCGTTACGTGGCCAAGAACATCGTCGCCGCCGGCCTGGCCGAGCGTTGCGAGATCCAGGTTTCCTACGCGATCGGTGTCGCTCAACCGACTTCGATTTCGTTGAACACCTTCGGCACCGGCAAGATCAGCGACGACAAGATCGTCAAACTGGTTCGTGAAGTGTTCGACCTGCGTCCATACGCGATCACCACCATGCTCGACCTGCTGCACCCGATGTACCAGGACACCGCTGCGTACGGCCACTTCGGTCGTACCCCGGAAACCAAAACCGTGGGCGACGATACGTTCACCACGTTCACCTGGGAAAAAACCGACCGCGCCGACGCTCTGCGTACTGCCGCCGGCCTGTAAGACCTCCCCGGTTGCACCCAAAGCCCCGCACGGTTCGCCGTGCGGGGCTTTTTATTGTGCAGCCGCTTGAGACCGTGTCGCCGCCTTCGCGAGCAAGCCCGCTCCCACATTTGATCTCGGTCCATGTGGGAGCGGGCTTGCTCGCGAAGAGGCCTGCCCAGTCACCTCTGCCTCACGCCAGAAACACTCAGCAAAAAAACCATACTTTGCACTCACCAACACTGATCTAGCCTTCAAGCATCCCAACGAGCAAGGACGCTCTCGATGCTGCCCAACCTGCGCCTGTTTTTCGGTTTCCTGCTAACCCTCACCTGCCTGACCGCCAATGCCACCAACTGCCCCGATTGGCCACCGGCCCGCGCTCTCGACGAAATCACCGCATTGCAGAAGCGAATCGATCTCTGGGACGACAGCTACCACCGCGAAGGCCGATCGCTGATCGCCGATGAACTCTACGATCAATCCCGCGCGCGACTGACTGAATGGCGCGAGTGTTTTGACTCAGGCCCCTCCGCCGAACCGCTGCGTACGGCCGGCGGCACGGTTGCCCACCCCATCGCCCACACAGGCCTGGAGAAACTGCGCGATGGGCGCGCCGTCGAAGCCTGGCTGAAAGATCGCGGGGATGTGTGGATTCAGCCCAAAGTCGACGGCGTGGCAGTGACGCTGGTCTATCGCAATGGCAGGCTGTACCAGGCGATCAGTCGTGGCGACGGGGTAAACGGCCATGACTGGACCGCCTCGGCACGCCAGATCGCCGCCATCCCTCAAAACCTTCCACAGCCGCTGGACCTGCTGCTGCAAGGCGAACTCTATTGGCGCCTGACTGATCACATACAAGCCCAGGCCGGCAGCCTCAATGCCCGCGCCACGGTGGCCGGATTGATGGCGCGCAAGGAACTGAGCGCCGAGCAAGGCGCCGGCATCGGATTGTTTGTCTGGGACTGGCCGCAAGGCCCGAAAAACCTGCCGGCCCGCGTGGAGGCTCTGGATGAGTTGGGGTTCCCGAGCACCGCGCCCTATAGCCAGCCGATCGAGGCATTTGCCGATGCCGAGCGCTGGCGCGATCACTGGTATCGCTCGCCCTTGCCGTTTGCCAGTGATGGCATCGTTTTGCGTCAAGGAAAACGCCCACCGGCCGAGCGCTGGCAGGCGAAAACGCCTTACTGGAGCGTTGCCTGGAAATACCCTTTTGCCCAGGCGCTGGCCGAGGTGCGCAAGGTCCACTTCAAGATCGGACGGACCGGCCGGATCACACCGGTGCTGGATCTGGCCCCGGTAATGCTCGATGACCGGCAGATCAAGCGCGTCAGTGTCAGCTCCCTGCAACGCTGGGAGGCACTGGACATTCGTCCCGGCGATCAGGTCGCCATCAGCCTGGCGGGGCTGACCATCCCCAGGCTCGACGGTGTCGTATTGCGCAGCACCGAGCGCCCTGAATTGAACGTACCGCTGGCAGCAGATTTTCATCCGTTAAGTTGCTGGCAGCCGACCCCGGGGTGCGAAAGTCAGTTCCTCGCACGCCTGGCCTGGCTCAGCGGCAAACAGGGGCTGGCCTTGCCTCATGTCGGACCGGGCACCTGGGAAAAACTGCTCAAGGCCGAACGCCTCGGCGGCCTGCTCGATTGGTTGACCCTCGATGAGCAAGAGCTTGCTAACATTGACGGCTTCGGCGAACGCAGCAGCGCTCGCCTGGCGAACAGTTTCAACAGCGCCCGGCAACGCCCGTTCGCTCACTGGCTCAAAGCCCTGGGCTTGCCGCCGACTGGCCAGGCACGCCTCGCCGATTCATGGCAGGTGCTGGCACAACGAAATACCGAGCAATGGCAGGCCGAAGCCGGTATCGGTCCGGGACGCGCGGCGCAATTGAGCGCATTTTTCCGCGACCCGCAGGTCCTGGCCTTGAGCGAGACATTACGTGTTGCCGGGATTGACGGTTTTTAGCAGCCGGCAAGCCCCGCCAGCCCGGGAACCCAAAGGTGCCGATGCGGCTCAAACAGCCCATCGCCATATCGAATTTTTCACCTGGAGCTTTTATGAAACTTCTTTCACCGCTCGCCTTGTTGGCCCTGTGCAGCGTGATGGCCGCTCCATTGATGGCCGCCGAAGACGCCCCGGGCCTCACCGGCTGCGCCGCAAAAAAACAAGGCATCATCAATCAGATCGAACTGGCCAAGTCCCACGGCAATGCCGATCAACAGGCGGGCCTGGAAACCGCCCTGAGCGAAGTCACCGCCCACTGCACCGACGCCTCCTTGAAGAAGGAACGGGAAAACAAGGTGCTCGACGCCAAGCATGAAGTCAGCCAGCGTCAGGCCGATCTCGACAAGGCGATGAAGAAAGGCGACGCCGAGAAGATCAACAAGCGCAAAGACAAACTGGCTCAATCGCGCAAGGATTTACAGGACGCGCTCGACGAACTGGATAAGTAATCCGGTTTGAATACGCCGCCTCAATGATCCCGAAACTCTTTATGGCAAGCACTGCACGCGTCTTCGACTTTCTGCACCGCCGGCCCCAGGTTACCGGCCTTGTAGGGTTGAACCTGGCTGGCGATCACCAGCTCACCGGTGGCGCCCTCAAGGGTGCGGGCCATTTCCTGGAAACGTGCCTGTTTCTGCCAGACATCGTCCTTGGCGCTGGTGTGATCTGCTTCGCGCACCTGCGGGAAATGTTTCCACGGCTCATGGGACAACGCGTCGAGCTTCACCGCGCCGTCGGCGAATTTCGGGCCATCGAAGGGAATACGCCCACGCAACATGCCGCCCAGATCTTCGCCGGTCTTGAGCATCTGCTTGAAGATCGCCTTGCGCTGACCCAGTGGCGAGTTCGGGTCGACACCGCCACAGGCGGACAAGGCCAGACAGGCCAGCAATACAACAGAAAGTCTTTTAAGAGTCATGGTGGCTTCAGGTCACGGGAAACGGCAGCCAGTATCCTCGCGTCACTGGCAAAGACCAATAGCCCTATTATCAATACGGGTTGTTTGAGCGCATGGAGCACTCAGGCAACCGGCAAAGGAATTACTCCATGAACAGCCGTTTCAAGGCATGGCGTCACAATCTGCTCTGGTCCCTTCCGATGGTGGCCGTGCTTGCGGGCTGCACCGGTGGCGACAGCAGCAAACCGAAAACCCATGCACTGGCGACCTACTCCAGCGCCACCTGGGAAGCGCTTCCGGCGGTGTCCGACAACGACCTCGTTGCCGGTTTCGGCTCGTGGCGCAGCGCCTGCACCCGACTCAAGGCCGACCCGGTCTGGGGTGGCACCTGTGCCGCTTCCGCCAACGTGCAGCCAACCGCCAGCGATATCCGCGGCTTCCTCAAGCAGAACCTCGATGTTTACGGCTTGCGCGCCGCCAACGACAACCCCAACGGCTTGATCACCGGTTACTACGAACCGGTGTATCCCGGCAGCCTGACCCAGACCGAGCAAGCGAACATCCCGGTGTACGGCGTGCCCGAAGACATGATCATCGTCTCGCTGGACAGTATTTACCCGGAGCTCAAAGGCAAACGCCTGCGCGGACGGCTCGAAGGTCGCGTGCTCAAACCATATGACGATGCGGCAACCATTGAAACCAAAGGCGTGAAGGCGCCGGTGATTGCCTGGCTGACCGACCCGATGAACCTGCAGTTTCTGCAAATCCAGGGTTCGGGGCGCATCCAGCTCGAGGATGGCCGTCAACTGCGCATCGGTTATGCCGACCAGAACGGCCACCCCTACCGCCCCATTGGTCGCTGGCTGGTGGATCAGGGCGAGCTGAAGAAAGAAGAGGTGACCATGAGCGCCATCGATAACTGGGCCAAGGCCAATCCGACGCGCATTCCCGAACTGCTCGGCAGCAATCCCAGCTATGTGTTTTTCAATCGCAACCCGGACAGCAACGAAGGGCCGCGCGGCTCGCTGAATGTGCCATTGACCGCCGGTTACAGTGCGGCGGTGGATCGCAAGGTGATTCCGCTTGGCAGCCTGTTGTGGTTATCGACCACACGACCTGACGGCAGCGCACTGGTGCGTCCGGTGGCGGCTCAAGATACCGGCGGCGCGATTGCCGGCGAGGTCCGCGCAGACCTGTTCTGGGGCACGGGCGATGCAGCCGGGCAGTTGGCTGGAGACATGAAACAGCAGGGGCAGATCTGGATGCTTTGGCCTAAAGGGGCGGCATTGCCGCAGGTGCCGCAGGTTGCCGATACGGTTAAAGCCAATCCTTAAGCGTTGTGTCGGCAACACTACTGCATTCGCGAGCAAGCCCGCTCCCACATTGGATCTCTGCGGCACACAAAGTCTGTGTTCACTGAGGATCAAATGTGGGAGCGGGCTTGCTCGCGAAGAGGTCAGCAAAAACAATGCTCTCAGACAGATACCACAAAGAAACTGACAATCAGCCCCATGCCAATGGCCCACACCAGCGACCGCAGAATCGCCCAGTCCGCCAGATAGCAAATGATGTACAGCAGCCGACTGGTGATGAACAGCACCGACAGCACATTGATCGTCACCAGTTCGGCATTGCCGGCCAGATGCGCCACGATCACCGCCGCGGCAAACGCCGGGGTCACTTCGAAGCTGTTCAACTGCGCCGAATGCGCACGCCTGGCCACGCCTTCGAGCGAATCCAGAAACGCCCTTGGGTCGTGATTCTGTTTCAGCCCGAACTTGCCATTGCTGAACTTGGCGACGCCTGTGCACAGATAAGGCAAGCAGATCGCAATCAAAATGCACCACAGAGCAACCGTCATAACGCAGTCCCTTCTTTAAGTTGTAGAGAATCGAATTCCATCAGCGGCGACTAAAATTTCATCACCAACATGCCGATCAAAACCAGTGCGCAGGCTAAGAGTCGTGGCCCGCCAAAAGGTTCTTTGAGGTAGCGCATACCGAACAGCACCACCAGAATCACGCTGATCTCGCGCAGCGCCGCAGCTTCGGCAATTGAACCGAGCTGCATGGCCCAAAGCACCAAAGCGTAGCTGAACAAGACGCAGAACCCGACCGCCAACCCCAACCGCCACTGTTCGCGCCAGAACAACATGAACGCCGGGCGTTTGCGCACCAGCGCCAGCAAGGGGAACGGCCAGGCACTGAGCACGGTGACCCATACCAGGTAATCCAGCGGATGGGACCAGCGTCGCAAGGCCTGGCCATCGATGAAGGTGTAGCAGCCGATGCACAAGCCGATCAGCGCCACCACCGGCAGCATCGACCACGGCAGACGCACCCCGCCCCCGCCCTGCCAGAGCAGGCACAACATGCCGAACGGAATGAGCAAAATCCCGAAGATCTGCTGAGCCGTCAGCACTTCACCGGCGAAGATCAACGTCAATGCCAGCACCACCAGCGGCGACAGGCCACGCATCAAGGGATAGACCAGGCCGAGATCGCCGACCCGATAGGCCTGGATCAACAGGTAGCGATAGAGCAACTCGAATGCCGCCGACGCGAGAATCCACGGCCACATCTCCAGTGGCGGCAACGCCACGAATGGCAGCATCAGCGCAACAAACAGCAGCGCCACGCTGTCCATGCAGGCCACCACCAACAGCCGCTCCGCACTGAACTTGATCAGGGTATTCCACGCCGCGTGCAATAGCGCCGCCACCAACACCAGAACCGTCGCAAGCACGGCACACTCCCTATTTCGCCACGCCCTCCCCCTACAGGGGTGAGGCAGATATTTGATTCGCCATATGTCCGCAGCTGTTTATACTGCAAGCGACCACGCCGCACTCAGTTGCGCACAGACTAATACCAATAATTCCTGCCTCTGCCCGCTCTCATGGAGAACGGTCGTCGGCCTGCGTATGCCTGATCAAAGCGTCAAGACTACCGACAGAGACCTTGCGCATGCCACTCGCCTTGCTTGCACTGGCCGTTGCCGCTTTCGGCATCGGCACCACTGAGTTCGTCATCATGGGTTTACTGCCCGATGTCGCCCGCGACCTCGCCGTGAGCATTCCTCACGCCGGCCTGCTCATCACTGGATACGCCCTGGGCGTGGTGTTCGGTGCGCCGATCCTCGCGGTCGGCACCGCCAACATGCCGCGCAAAGCCACGCTGCTGGGCATGACGATGATGTTCATTCTCGGCAACATCCTCTGCGCCCTGGCGCCGAACTACGCCACATTGATGGCCGCACGAGTGATCACCGCGCTGTGCCATGGCGCGTTTTTCGGCATCGGTTCAGTGGTAGCGGCCAGTCTGGTGGCACCGAACAAACGAGCCCAGGCGATTGCCATGATGTTCACCGGCCTGACCCTGGCCAACGTGCTGGGCGTGCCATTGGGCACTGCGCTGGGGCAATACGCCGGCTGGCGCTCGACTTTCTGGGCGGTGTCGGTGATTGGCGTAATTGCGGCGATCGCGCAGTGGGTCTGGCTGCCCAAGGAAATTCCCATGGACAAGGCCAACCTGGCCAGCGAGTTCAAAGTGCTGGGCAAGGTCAACGTGCTGCTGGCGCTGGGCATGAGCGTGCTGGCGTCCACCAGCCTGTTCAGCGTATTCACCTATATCGCGCCGATCCTGCAAGACATTACCGGCGTCAGCCCCCATGGCGTGACGATCATGCTGCTGTTGTTCGGCGTCGGTCTGACGGCGGGCAGTATGCTGGGCGGCCGATTGGCGGACAGTCGCTTGCTGCCTTCACTGGTAGGCATGGCGTTGGCCGTGGCCGTGGTGCTGGCCGCTTTCAGCCAGACCAGCCATTCGGTGATCCCGGCAGCGATCACGCTGGTGTTGTGGGGTGTTTTCGCGTTCGCGTTGTGCCCGATCCTGCAGTTGCTGATCATTGATGAGGCTCATGAGGCACCGAACCTCGGCTCGACGTTGAATCAAAGCGCATTCAATCTCGGCAACGCCGCCGGAGCGTGGATTGGCGGGCTGGTTGTCGCCAGTGGCGCGGACCTGGCGGACTTGCCGTGGACCGGCGCACTGGTCAGCGGGTTAACGGTGCTGACGGCGCTATTTTTCATCTACCTGCAACGTCGCAGTGCTGCCGTGGTCAGCGCGTCCGATTAATGCCAGTCGGTGAAATTACGAAACCTATGGGAGCGGGCTTGCTCGCGAAGGCGGTGAGTCAGGCGACATCAATCTTGAATGTGCCGCCGTCTTCGCGAGCAAGCCCGCTCCCACATTGAATTGCGCTGGCATCAGGTTCTTCTACCTTCACTTTTCGATCTTTTGCGGTTCGGATTCCTGGGCCCGCTGCGCAGAGGTCTTCGGCGGCCCGCTTTCACTGCGAATCTGCGCGTGACTGATCAGCGCGAAGATAAAACTGCCGCCGATGATGTTCCCCGCCAGCGTGGGACCGGCGAACACCAGCCAGAAATCCTTCCACGGCAATTCGCCGGCGAACACCAGGTACGAGACCTCGACCGATCCGACCACGATGTGGGTAAAGTCCCCCAGCGCCATGAAATAGGTGATGAGGATGATGATCCACATCTTGGCGCTCTCCATGGACGGAATCATCCAGACCATGGTGGCGATCATCCAGCCGGAGATGATGCCTTTGGCGAACATTTTGCTGGCGTCGTTTTCCATGACCTTGCGCCCGATGTCGAGGAAGGCCAGATCGGTCTTGGTGTCGAAAATCGGCAGGTGCAGCATCACATACGCCACCAGCAAGGTGCCGCAGAGGTTGCCCACCAGCACTACCGTCCACAGCCGCAACAGCCGACCGAAGTTACCCAGCGTGGGCTTGCTCATGATCGGCAGCACGGCGGTCAGGGTATTTTCGGTGAAGAGTTGTTGCCGGGCGAGTATCACTGCGAGAAAACCGGCGCAGTACCCGAAGCTGGCGATCACCTTGAAGCCTTCACCGTCCGGCAGGCGCGAGTTGAGCAATCCCATGCCCATCAGTGACAAGCCCATGGTCAGGCCGGCGGCCAGGGCCGACCACCATAGCGCCGCAACACTGCGCTCAAGTTCCTGATCGCCTTGGGTGCGAATGATTTCGTGCAGCACCGCCGCGCGCGGGGGCTGGTTTTTGTCGACCTCGCGCCGTTCCTGTGCCGAGAGGTCCGGGGTCTTGCCGTCTTTGGGCGTGTCCATAGAGTTCCTGAACCGGTTGCGTGTCTAGGTACGACACGCGGGGTTCAGAGCTGTTCAGTGGTGCGTTAAATCATCGCTGACCGATAGACCGCTTTCGCGGGCAAGCCCGCTCCCACACTGGATCTGCGTCGTGCACAAAGTTTCTGCTCACTGAGGCAAATGTGGGAGCGGCTTGCTCGCGAAACCGCCGATTTCACCCGCCGATGTCATCATCCTTGAACTGGTCTTTGACGTACCTGATCTCGGTCCGGCCGTGCAGCATGGGCAGGCCGTCTTCACCAAGGTTCACGAACACCATCTTCTCTACCGTCAGGATGCTCTTGCGGGTGATCTTGTTGCGCACTTCGCAGGTCAGGGTGATCGAGGTGCGACCGAACTCGGTGGCGGTAATGCCTAACTCGATGATGTCGCCCTGGCGCGAGGCGCTGACGAAGTTGATTTCGGAAATGTACTTGGTGACCACGCGCTGATTACCCAGCTGGACGATGGCGTAGATCGCCGCCTCTTCGTCGATCCAGCGCAGCAGGCTGCCGCCGAACAGCGTGCCGTTGGGGTTGAGGTCTTCGGGTTTTACCCATTTGCGGGTGTGGAAATTCATACTCACTCCTGACCGTCTTGCCGATTGATGCCGGCCATCATGGCAGAGCCCGGACTAGAGCTCTATTAAGCATCGACTATGGTCTCGATTACCGTTCGGACATTGACCAACAGAAACGCTTTGGAAGATCAGCATAGCCCGCTATAATCGCCCCCGTTTCAAAACGGTAACCTTCACTTGCTACCGTTTTCCCGCCACCTGTCCGAGGGGCGCTGCAGCAGGTTCAACCTGTCAGGCTCGGATGGGGCGTTGACTGGCCACGGCCGGACACTAAACGCACAACGGCGCCCATTCGCATACATTACGAATGGAGGCTCTTCATGAGCGCTGTTATCACGCCTGCAGATTTTACCGATTACAAAGTCGCCGACATGTCCCTGGCTGCCTGGGGCCGTCGCGAAACCATCATCGCCGAATCCGAAATGCCGGCCCTGATGGGTCTGCGCCGCAAGTACTCCGTCGAGCAACCGCTCAAGGGCGCGAAGATCCTCGGCTGCATCCACATGACCATTCAGACTGCCGTGCTGATCGAAACCCTGGTTGCCCTGGGTGCCGAAGTACGCTGGTCGTCCTGCAACATTTTCTCGACTCAGGATCAGGCCGCCGCTTCCATCGCCGCTGCCGGCATCCCGGTGTTCGCCTGGAAGGGCGAGACTGAAGAAGAGTACGAGTGGTGCCTGGAGCAAACCATCCTCAAGGATGGCCAGCCTTGGGATGCCAACATGATCCTCGACGATGGCGGCGACCTGACCGAACTGCTGCACAAGAAGTACCCACAAGTACTGGACCGTGTTCACGGCGTCACCGAAGAAACCACCACCGGCGTTCACCGTCTGCTGGACATGCTGGCCAAGGGCGAGCTGAAAATCCCGGCCATCAACGTCAACGACTCGGTGACCAAGAGCAAGAACGACAACAAGTACGGCTGCCGTCACAGCCTGAACGACGCGATCAAGCGCGGCACCGACCACCTGCTGTCCGGCAAGCAAGCGCTGGTCATCGGTTACGGTGACGTGGGCAAGGGTTCGGCCCAGTCCCTGCGTCAGGAAGGCATGATCGTTAAAGTCTCCGAAGTCGACCCGATCTGCGCCATGCAAGCCTGCATGGACGGTTTCGAACTGGTTTCGCCGTTCATCGACGGTATCAACAACGGTACCGAAGCGAGCATCGACAAAGCGCTGCTGGGCAAGATCGACCTGATCGTGACCACCACCGGCAACGTCAATGTTTGCGACGCCAACATGCTCAAAGCCCTGAAGAAACGCGCTGTGGTCTGCAACATCGGTCACTTCGACAACGAAATCGACACCGCTTTCATGCGCAAGAACTGGGCATGGGAAGAAGTGAAGCCACAGGTTCACAAGGTTCACCGCACCGGCCCGGGCGCGTTCGACGCTCAGAACGACGACTACCTGATCCTGCTGGCCGAAGGCCGTCTGGTTAACCTGGGCAACGCCACTGGTCACCCAAGCCGCATCATGGACGGTTCGTTCGCCAACCAGGTTCTGGCGCAGATCTTCCTGTTCGGCCAGAAATACGCCGACCTGTCGCCAGCCCAGAAAGCCGAGCGCCTGACCGTTGAAGTACTGCCGAAGAAACTCGACGAAGAAGTGGCCCTGGAAATGGTCCGCGGTTTCGGCGGCGTGGTCACTCAACTGACCAAGCAACAGGCTGACTACATCGGCGTCACCGTCGAAGGCCCGTTCAAGCCGCACGCTTACCGCTACTGATCGGTCCTGCCGCCTGCTCTCCTTGTGGGAGCGGGCTTGCTCGCGAAGACGATTTATCATTCAACATTGATGTCGACTGACCCACCGTTTTCGCGAGCAAGCCCGCTCCCACATGGGATGTGCAAGCCTCTCCGGCTTACGTGCTTCCAAGGATATGACCATGTCCCAAGAACGTCGCTACAGCTTCGAATTCTTCCCGACGAAGACCGATGCTGGGCATGAAAAACTGATCGCCACTGCCCGTCAGCTGGCGACCTACAATCCCGATTTCTTCTCCTGCACCTACGGCGCTGGCGGTTCGACCCGTGATCGCACCCTCAACACCGTGTTGCAGCTGGAAAGTGAAGTCAAAGTCCCTGCCGCACCGCATTTGTCTTGCGTGGGCGACAGCAAGGACGACCTGCGCGGCCTGCTGACCCAGTACAAGGCAGCCGGCATCCAGCGAATCGTTGCGCTTCGCGGTGACCTGCCCTCGGGCATGGGCATGGCCAGCGGCGAGTTGCGTCACGCCAATGACCTGGTTGAATTCATTCGTGAAGAGACCGGCGATCATTTCCATATCGAAGTCGCCGCTTACCCGGAAATGCATCCGCAAGCGCGCAACTTCGAAGACGATCTCAACAACTTCGTGCGCAAGGCCAACGCCGGCGCCAACAGTGCGATCACCCAGTACTTCTTCAACGCCGACAGCTATTTCTACTTCGTCGAGCGTGTACGGGCCAAGGGTGTGAACATCCCGATCGTGCCGGGGATCATGCCGATCACCAACTACAGCAAGCTGGCGCGCTTCTCCGATGCTTGCGGAGCGGAAATCCCGCGCTGGATCCGCAAGCAACTGGAAGCCTACGGCGACGACACCCAGAGCATTCAAAGCTTTGGTGAGCAAGTCATCACCGAGATGTGCGAACACCTGTTGCAAGGTGGCGCACCGGGGCTGCACTTCTACACACTGAACCAGGCTGAACCGAGCCTGGCGGTGTGGAATAACCTGAAGTTGCCGCGCTAATAGCCGTTAACGCAAGATCAAGAGATCGCAGTCTTCGGCAGCGCCTCCAGAGGAATATGTACCTCTGCAGGCGCCGCCGAAGGCTGCGATCTTTTGCTTTTAATGCCCGATCCAGAGCTTCTGGATCCGGTTTCTGGCTCTTTATGATTTCTCGTCGTAATCTCAAGCCATGCCCCTGATCGCCCAGTTACTGACCGTGCTTCTATTCACTTGCCTGAGCTTCACCGCTCGGGGCGAGAAGCTGCGTATTGTCACCGAACCCTGGGCGCCTTACGTGTATGAGGAAAACGGCACGGCGCTGGGGCTCGACTACGAAACCACGGCCATTGTCTTCAAGCGCCTGGGGATCGACGTGGAATGGCAGTTCCTGCCCTGGAAACGCTGCCTGTCGATGCTGGA includes these proteins:
- the ligB gene encoding NAD-dependent DNA ligase LigB, coding for MLPNLRLFFGFLLTLTCLTANATNCPDWPPARALDEITALQKRIDLWDDSYHREGRSLIADELYDQSRARLTEWRECFDSGPSAEPLRTAGGTVAHPIAHTGLEKLRDGRAVEAWLKDRGDVWIQPKVDGVAVTLVYRNGRLYQAISRGDGVNGHDWTASARQIAAIPQNLPQPLDLLLQGELYWRLTDHIQAQAGSLNARATVAGLMARKELSAEQGAGIGLFVWDWPQGPKNLPARVEALDELGFPSTAPYSQPIEAFADAERWRDHWYRSPLPFASDGIVLRQGKRPPAERWQAKTPYWSVAWKYPFAQALAEVRKVHFKIGRTGRITPVLDLAPVMLDDRQIKRVSVSSLQRWEALDIRPGDQVAISLAGLTIPRLDGVVLRSTERPELNVPLAADFHPLSCWQPTPGCESQFLARLAWLSGKQGLALPHVGPGTWEKLLKAERLGGLLDWLTLDEQELANIDGFGERSSARLANSFNSARQRPFAHWLKALGLPPTGQARLADSWQVLAQRNTEQWQAEAGIGPGRAAQLSAFFRDPQVLALSETLRVAGIDGF
- a CDS encoding DUF1090 domain-containing protein codes for the protein MKLLSPLALLALCSVMAAPLMAAEDAPGLTGCAAKKQGIINQIELAKSHGNADQQAGLETALSEVTAHCTDASLKKERENKVLDAKHEVSQRQADLDKAMKKGDAEKINKRKDKLAQSRKDLQDALDELDK
- a CDS encoding cytochrome c, producing MTLKRLSVVLLACLALSACGGVDPNSPLGQRKAIFKQMLKTGEDLGGMLRGRIPFDGPKFADGAVKLDALSHEPWKHFPQVREADHTSAKDDVWQKQARFQEMARTLEGATGELVIASQVQPYKAGNLGPAVQKVEDACSACHKEFRDH
- a CDS encoding murein transglycosylase A, with the translated sequence MNSRFKAWRHNLLWSLPMVAVLAGCTGGDSSKPKTHALATYSSATWEALPAVSDNDLVAGFGSWRSACTRLKADPVWGGTCAASANVQPTASDIRGFLKQNLDVYGLRAANDNPNGLITGYYEPVYPGSLTQTEQANIPVYGVPEDMIIVSLDSIYPELKGKRLRGRLEGRVLKPYDDAATIETKGVKAPVIAWLTDPMNLQFLQIQGSGRIQLEDGRQLRIGYADQNGHPYRPIGRWLVDQGELKKEEVTMSAIDNWAKANPTRIPELLGSNPSYVFFNRNPDSNEGPRGSLNVPLTAGYSAAVDRKVIPLGSLLWLSTTRPDGSALVRPVAAQDTGGAIAGEVRADLFWGTGDAAGQLAGDMKQQGQIWMLWPKGAALPQVPQVADTVKANP
- a CDS encoding MAPEG family protein, with amino-acid sequence MTVALWCILIAICLPYLCTGVAKFSNGKFGLKQNHDPRAFLDSLEGVARRAHSAQLNSFEVTPAFAAAVIVAHLAGNAELVTINVLSVLFITSRLLYIICYLADWAILRSLVWAIGMGLIVSFFVVSV
- a CDS encoding EamA family transporter, with the protein product MLATVLVLVAALLHAAWNTLIKFSAERLLVVACMDSVALLFVALMLPFVALPPLEMWPWILASAAFELLYRYLLIQAYRVGDLGLVYPLMRGLSPLVVLALTLIFAGEVLTAQQIFGILLIPFGMLCLLWQGGGGVRLPWSMLPVVALIGLCIGCYTFIDGQALRRWSHPLDYLVWVTVLSAWPFPLLALVRKRPAFMLFWREQWRLGLAVGFCVLFSYALVLWAMQLGSIAEAAALREISVILVVLFGMRYLKEPFGGPRLLACALVLIGMLVMKF
- a CDS encoding MFS transporter; translation: MPLALLALAVAAFGIGTTEFVIMGLLPDVARDLAVSIPHAGLLITGYALGVVFGAPILAVGTANMPRKATLLGMTMMFILGNILCALAPNYATLMAARVITALCHGAFFGIGSVVAASLVAPNKRAQAIAMMFTGLTLANVLGVPLGTALGQYAGWRSTFWAVSVIGVIAAIAQWVWLPKEIPMDKANLASEFKVLGKVNVLLALGMSVLASTSLFSVFTYIAPILQDITGVSPHGVTIMLLLFGVGLTAGSMLGGRLADSRLLPSLVGMALAVAVVLAAFSQTSHSVIPAAITLVLWGVFAFALCPILQLLIIDEAHEAPNLGSTLNQSAFNLGNAAGAWIGGLVVASGADLADLPWTGALVSGLTVLTALFFIYLQRRSAAVVSASD
- a CDS encoding formate/nitrite transporter family protein: MDTPKDGKTPDLSAQERREVDKNQPPRAAVLHEIIRTQGDQELERSVAALWWSALAAGLTMGLSLMGMGLLNSRLPDGEGFKVIASFGYCAGFLAVILARQQLFTENTLTAVLPIMSKPTLGNFGRLLRLWTVVLVGNLCGTLLVAYVMLHLPIFDTKTDLAFLDIGRKVMENDASKMFAKGIISGWMIATMVWMIPSMESAKMWIIILITYFMALGDFTHIVVGSVEVSYLVFAGELPWKDFWLVFAGPTLAGNIIGGSFIFALISHAQIRSESGPPKTSAQRAQESEPQKIEK
- a CDS encoding acyl-CoA thioesterase, which gives rise to MNFHTRKWVKPEDLNPNGTLFGGSLLRWIDEEAAIYAIVQLGNQRVVTKYISEINFVSASRQGDIIELGITATEFGRTSITLTCEVRNKITRKSILTVEKMVFVNLGEDGLPMLHGRTEIRYVKDQFKDDDIGG
- the ahcY gene encoding adenosylhomocysteinase produces the protein MSAVITPADFTDYKVADMSLAAWGRRETIIAESEMPALMGLRRKYSVEQPLKGAKILGCIHMTIQTAVLIETLVALGAEVRWSSCNIFSTQDQAAASIAAAGIPVFAWKGETEEEYEWCLEQTILKDGQPWDANMILDDGGDLTELLHKKYPQVLDRVHGVTEETTTGVHRLLDMLAKGELKIPAINVNDSVTKSKNDNKYGCRHSLNDAIKRGTDHLLSGKQALVIGYGDVGKGSAQSLRQEGMIVKVSEVDPICAMQACMDGFELVSPFIDGINNGTEASIDKALLGKIDLIVTTTGNVNVCDANMLKALKKRAVVCNIGHFDNEIDTAFMRKNWAWEEVKPQVHKVHRTGPGAFDAQNDDYLILLAEGRLVNLGNATGHPSRIMDGSFANQVLAQIFLFGQKYADLSPAQKAERLTVEVLPKKLDEEVALEMVRGFGGVVTQLTKQQADYIGVTVEGPFKPHAYRY
- the metF gene encoding methylenetetrahydrofolate reductase [NAD(P)H], which encodes MSQERRYSFEFFPTKTDAGHEKLIATARQLATYNPDFFSCTYGAGGSTRDRTLNTVLQLESEVKVPAAPHLSCVGDSKDDLRGLLTQYKAAGIQRIVALRGDLPSGMGMASGELRHANDLVEFIREETGDHFHIEVAAYPEMHPQARNFEDDLNNFVRKANAGANSAITQYFFNADSYFYFVERVRAKGVNIPIVPGIMPITNYSKLARFSDACGAEIPRWIRKQLEAYGDDTQSIQSFGEQVITEMCEHLLQGGAPGLHFYTLNQAEPSLAVWNNLKLPR